One part of the Chiroxiphia lanceolata isolate bChiLan1 chromosome 14, bChiLan1.pri, whole genome shotgun sequence genome encodes these proteins:
- the LOC116793801 gene encoding testis-specific serine/threonine-protein kinase 1-like, with protein MDAVVLKKKGYSLGSTLGEGSYGKVKCAYSHHLNRKVAIKIIDKKKISPNVLEKFLPREMEALKRLHHPSIIETFEIFETSVGKVYIVMELGERGSLLTYLSIKGPMEEGIARIKFQQLASAIKHCHDSDFAHRDLKCDNILLDNDLNFKLTDFGFSKPLSRDENGKTILSNTFCGSLAYSAPELLEHIPCDPRISDMWSLGIILYAMLYASQPFDSSNVKEMLQIQKQQKIPFLKTRRLSVDCRDLISQLLQPDVSKRLCIDKVLQHAWLQTPKSIPSHPLLAAGEGNPKDCARKNLTKGRRATPILRKCKEWRRKSDPLKGGLFQQDYKVA; from the coding sequence ATGGATGCTGTGGTGCTTAAAAAGAAGGGCTACAGCCTGGGCAGCACACTAGGGGAAGGCTCCTACGGCAAAGTGAAATGCGCCTACAGCCACCACCTGAACCGCAAAGTGGCCATCAAGATCATCgacaagaagaaaatttctcCCAACGTCCTGGAAAAGTttctccccagggaaatggagGCTTTGAAACGGTTGCACCACCCCTCGATCATTGAAACGTTCGAGATTTTTGAGACATCGGTCGGGAAAGTGTACATTGTGATGGAgctgggggaaaggggaagcCTCCTGACCTACCTCAGCATCAAGGGACCGATGGAAGAGGGCATCGCTCGCATCAAGTTCCAGCAGTTGGCTTCTGCCATCAAGCATTGCCACGACTCGGACTTTGCCCACAGGGACCTGAAGTGTGACAACATCCTTCTCGACAATGATCTTAACTTCAAGCTGACAGACTTTGGCTTTTCAAAACCCTTGTCTCGggatgaaaatggaaaaaccaTTCTCAGCAACACCTTCTGCGGGTCTCTGGCGTACTCAGCGCCTGAACTGCTTGAGCACATTCCTTGTGACCCCAGGATTTCTGACATGTGGAGCCTGGGCATCATCCTTTATGCAATGCTCTATGCTTCACAGCCTTTTGATAGTTCTAATGTCAAGGAAATGCTCCAGATTCAGAAACAACAAAAGATTCCCTTCCTCAAGACAAGACGCCTGTCCGTGGACTGCAGGGACCTCATTTCTCAGCTGCTCCAACCTGATGTGTCTAAGAGACTGTGCATAGATAAAGTTTTGCAACATGCCTGGTTGCAGACTCCAAAATCCATACCCTCTCATCCTCTGCTAGCTGCAGGAGAGGGCAATCCCAAAGACTGTGCAAGAAAAAACCTGACCAAAGGTAGAAGGGCAACTCCCATTCTGCGTAAGTGTAAGGAGTGGAGGAGGAAATCGGATCCTCTCAAGGGTGGTTTGTTTCAACAAGACTACAAAGTTGCCTAA